One genomic region from Rosa rugosa chromosome 1, drRosRugo1.1, whole genome shotgun sequence encodes:
- the LOC133725141 gene encoding cytochrome c oxidase subunit 5b-1, mitochondrial, producing MWRRILSSAQLRTLTLAAAAPCRSAAASSPARFFIPKPLPRYFSTTPSADTSVKKKVEEIMPIATGHELEELAAEVQGKDILEIDHPEGPFGTKEAPAVVKSYYDKRIVGCPGGEGEDEHDVVWFWLEKGKPHECPVCSQYFALEVVGPGGSPDHSDDHH from the exons ATGTGGCGGAGAATCCTCTCTTCGGCTCAGCTCagaaccctaaccctagccgcCGCCGCCCCATGCCGATCCGCCGCCGCATCCTCTCCCGCACGCTTCTTCATCCCCAAGCCCCTTCCTCGCTACTTCAGCACCACTCCTTCTG CGGACACTTctgtgaagaagaaggttgaGGAGATAATGCCCATTGCCACCGGCCACGAGCTAGAGGAGCTTGCAGCTGAAGTTCAG GGAAAGGATATCCTGGAAATCGACCATCCCGAAGGTCCTTTCGGCACAAAG GAAGCACCTGCAGTTGTGAAGTCCTATTACGACAAGAGAATAGTTGGATGCCCTGGTGGTGAAGGCG AGGATGAACATGATGTTGTGTGGTTTTGGCTGGAGAAGGGCAAGCCACATGAATGCCCGGTCTGTTCACAGTATTTTGCG CTTGAAGTGGTTGGACCCGGCGGATCTCCAGACCACTCTGATGATCATCACTAA
- the LOC133739232 gene encoding (6-4)DNA photolyase has protein sequence MSSGSGSLMWFRKGLRIHDNPALEHASKASNFLYPVFVIDPHYMKPDLTAPSSGSSKAGLNRIRFLLQSLVDLDLSLKKLGSRLLVLKGDPSEVIVRCLKEWDVKKLCFEYDTEPYYQALDVKVKGFASAAGIEVFSPVSHTLFNPAEIIQKNGGRPPLSYQSFVKLAGEPSWISTPLAMTLSSLPPVGNVANCEVSEVPTVEELGYEEAQQDEFSPFRGGESEALKRLRQSIEKKEWVANFEKPKGDPSAFLKPATTVLSPYLKFGCLSSRYFYTCLRDVQKNVKRHTLPPVSLAGQLLWREFFYTVAFGTPNFDQMRGNKICKQIPWNDDDKLLAAWREARTGYPWIDAIMTQLRKWGWMHHLARHSVACFLTRGDLFVHWEKGRDVFERLLIDSDWAINNGNWLWLSCSSFFYQYNRIYSPISFGKKYDPNGDYIRQFLPVLKDMPKEYIYEPWTAPLSIQNKAKCIIGRDYPKPVVYHDSASKECKKKMAEAYALNKKLTGLVSEADLINLRRKLEEDQKPEVKNKRQRKLTG, from the exons ATGTCATCCGGGTCGGGTTCTCTGATGTGGTTCCGCAAGGGCCTGAGGATCCACGACAACCCTGCTCTCGAGCACGCCTCCAAGGCCTCCAATTTCCTCTACCCGGTCTTCGTCATCGACCCGCACTACATGAAGCCCGACCTGACCGCACCCTCCTCCGGGTCCTCCAAGGCCGGCCTGAACCGGATCCGGTTCCTGCTCCAGAGTCTGGTCGATTTGGATTTGAGCCTCAAGAAGCTCGGGTCCAGATTGTTGGTGCTTAAAGGCGACCCCAGCGAGGTCATCGTTCGTTGCCTTAAGGAG TGGGATGTGAAAAAGCTTTGCTTTGAGTATGATACTGAACCATATTACCAAGCTCTAGATGTTAAAGTCAAG GGTTTCGCATCCGCGGCTGGGATTGAGGTTTTCAGTCCTGTAAGTCATACGCTGTTCAATCCTGCGGAGATTATACAGAAG AATGGGGGAAGGCCACCTTTGAGTTATCAATCATTTGTAAAGCTTGCTGGGGAACCCTCGTGGATATCCACGCCTCTTGCTATGACGCTTTCTTCACTTCCTCCGGTTGGGAATGTTGCGAATTGTGAGGTTTCAGAAGTTCCGACTGTTGAAGAACTTGGTTATGAAGAGGCTCAACAG GATGAATTTTCTCCTTTTAGAGGTGGTGAGTCAGAAGCCTTGAAGAGGTTAAGACAATCAATCGAAAAAAAG GAGTGGGTGGCAAACTTCGAGAAACCTAAGGGTGATCCATCTGCATTTCTAAAGCCAGCAACAACTGTTTTATCACCTTATTTGAAA TTTGGTTGTCTCTCTTCTAGATACTTTTACACATGCCTTCGAGATGTACAGAAAAATGTCAAAAGGCATACATTACCCCCAGTATCTCTTGCTGGACAG TTATTATGGCGAGAGTTTTTCTACACAGTGGCATTTGGCACTCCTAATTTTGACCAGATGCGGGGAAACAAAATATGCAAGCAG ATACCTTGGAATGATGATGATAAATTGCTGGCAGCATGGAGGGAGGCTAGAACAGGATACCCTTGGATCGATGCTATCATGACCCAG CTCCGCAAGTGGGGATGGATGCATCATCTAGCACGACATTCTGTTGCATGTTTTTTAACTCGTGGTGATTTG TTTGTTCACTGGGAAAAAGGGCGTGATGTTTTTGAGAGGCTGCTGATTGATTCAGATTGGGCAATCAATAATGGAAACTGGCTATGGCTATCATGCTCATCATTTTTCTACCAG TATAACCGTATCTATTCCCCAATCTCGTTTGGAAAGAAGTATGACCCAAATGGTGATTACATTAGACAGTTTCTCCCTGTACTTAAAG ATATGCCAAAGGAGTACATTTATGAGCCATGGACAGCTCCTCTGAGCATTCAGAACAAAGCAAAGTGCATAATTGGAAGAGATTATCCAAAGCCAG TGGTTTATCATGATTCTGCAAGCAAAGAGTGCAAGAAGAAAATGGCTGAAGCATATGCATTGAACAAGAAGTTGACTGGCTTGGTGAGCGAAGCAGATCTAATAAACTTGCGAAGAAAACTGGAGGAAGACCAAAAGCCAGAGGTAAAGAACAAACGGCAAAGAAAGCTGACGGGCTAA
- the LOC133739238 gene encoding BIIDXI-like protein At5g11420, which translates to MYKLTALLVLLCAGCHTSLSAPTDGLLPNGNFEYGPKPSQILKGTVVTAHNAIPNWETSGHIEYIKSGHKQGDMLLVVPEGGFAIRLGNDASIKQKIKVTNGGFYSITFSAAHTCAQEETVNISVNPNIEKQDFGIIPVQTTYSNTGWDSYSWGFNAFADEIEVTIHNPVVEEDPACGPLIDSVALKVMEIPQPTRANLLKNGDFEEGPYLFPNTSWGVLIPPHIEDDHSPLPGWIIESLKAVKYIDSNHYTVPEGRRAIELVAGKESELTQVVFTKPGRRYALTFLVGDSNNGCQGSLVVEAFAGKDTVKVPYESKGKGGFKKARLLFTAVSPRTRIMFLSTFYTMSSDHSGSLCGPVIDDIKLLGIRGRRV; encoded by the exons ATGTACAAACTCACTGCGCTATTGGTGCTACTATGCGCTGGTTGCCACACAAGTTTATCTGCTCCTACTGATG GTCTATTACCGAATGGCAACTTCGAGTATGGCCCTAAACCGTCACAAATATTGAAAGGCACGGTGGTAACAGCCCACAATGCCATTCCCAACTGGGAAACCTCAGGCCATATTGAATACATAAAATCCGGCCACAAGCAAGGCGACATGTTGCTGGTGGTTCCCGAGGGTGGCTTCGCCATCAGGCTTGGAAACGACGCCTCGATCAAGCAGAAGATCAAGGTGACCAATGGCGGCTTCTACTCCATAACGTTCAGTGCGGCCCATACGTGTGCACAAGAGGAGACAGTGAACATTTCAGTCAATCCCAACATTGAGAAACAAGACTTTGGCATAATTCCGGTTCAGACCACGTACAGCAACACTGGGTGGGATTCATATTCTTGGGGCTTTAACGCTTTTGCTGATGAGATTGAGGTAACCATCCATAACCCGGTGGTGGAGGAGGATCCGGCTTGTGGCCCGCTAATCGATTCGGTTGCTTTGAAGGTCATGGAGATTCCTCAACCTACTAGAG CCAACTTGTTGAAGAATGGCGACTTCGAAGAAGGACCTTATTTGTTTCCCAACACATCATGGGGTGTCCTCATCCCACCCCACATCGAAGATGACCACAGTCCACTACCAGGCTGGATCATCGAATCCCTCAAGGCCGTTAAATACATCGACTCCAATCACTACACCGTCCCCGAAGGTCGAAGGGCCATAGAGCTCGTCGCCGGAAAAGAGAGCGAATTGACCCAAGTGGTCTTCACCAAGCCCGGCAGGCGCTACGCCCTCACATTCTTAGTTGGCGACAGCAACAACGGCTGCCAAGGCTCCCTAGTTGTCGAGGCATTTGCCGGCAAGGACACGGTGAAGGTTCCTTACGAGTCCAAAGGTAAAGGAGGGTTCAAGAAGGCCAGGCTCCTCTTCACCGCCGTGTCGCCGCGCACACGTATCATGTTTCTGAGCACGTTCTATACCATGTCGAGCGATCACTCCGGCTCTCTGTGTGGTCCGGTGATCGATGATATCAAGTTGCTCGGCATTCGCGGACGACGTGTTTGA
- the LOC133725142 gene encoding BIIDXI-like protein At5g11420: MYKLTALLVLLCAACHTSLSAPTDGLLPNGNFEYGPKPSQMKGTVVTAHNAIPNWETSGYVEYIKSGHKQGDMLLVVPQGGFAIRLGNDASIKQKIKVTKGGFYSITFSAARTCAQEETLNISVNPNLEKQDFGIFPVQTMYSSNGWDSYAWGFNVDAAEIELTIHNPGVEEDPACGPLIDSVALKVLEIPKRTRANLLKNGNFEEGPYVFPNTSWGVLIPPHIEDDHSPLPGWIIESLKAVKYIDSKHYTVPEGRRAIELVAGKESALAQVVLTKPGRRYALTFSVGDGNNGCEGSLVIEAFAGKETVKVPYESKGKGGFKKARLLFTAASPRTRIMFLSTFYTMTSDHSGSLCGPVIDDVKLLSIRGRRV; encoded by the exons ATGTACAAACTCACTGCGCTGTTGGTGCTACTATGCGCTGCTTGCCACACAAGTTTATCTGCTCCTACTGATG GTCTATTACCGAATGGCAACTTCGAGTATGGCCCTAAACCGTCACAAATGAAAGGTACGGTGGTAACAGCTCACAATGCCATTCCCAACTGGGAAACCTCAGGCTACGTTGAGTACATAAAATCCGGCCACAAGCAAGGCGACATGCTGCTGGTGGTTCCCCAGGGTGGCTTCGCCATCAGGCTAGGGAACGACGCCTCAATCAAGCAGAAGATCAAGGTGACCAAAGGCGGCTTCTACTCCATAACGTTCAGTGCGGCTCGTACATGTGCGCAGGAGGAGACATTGAACATTTCAGTCAATCCCAACCTTGAGAAACAGGACTTTGGCATATTTCCGGTTCAGACCATGTACAGCAGCAACGGGTGGGATTCATATGCTTGGGGCTTTAATGTTGATGCTGCTGAAATTGAGCTAACCATCCATAACCCGGGGGTGGAGGAGGATCCGGCTTGTGGCCCGCTTATCGATTCGGTTGCTTTGAAGGTCTTGGAGATTCCTAAACGTACTAGAG CCAACTTGTTGAAGAATGGCAACTTCGAAGAAGGACCTTATGTGTTTCCCAACACATCATGGGGTGTCCTCATCCCACCCCACATCGAAGATGACCACAGTCCACTACCAGGCTGGATCATCGAATCCCTCAAGGCCGTTAAATACATCGACTCCAAGCACTACACCGTCCCCGAAGGCCGAAGAGCCATTGAGCTCGTCGCCGGAAAAGAGAGCGCATTGGCCCAAGTGGTCCTCACCAAGCCCGGCAGGCGCTACGCCCTCACATTCTCTGTCGGCGACGGCAACAACGGCTGCGAAGGCTCCCTCGTTATCGAGGCATTTGCCGGCAAGGAGACAGTGAAGGTTCCCTACGAGTCCAAAGGCAAAGGAGGGTTCAAGAAGGCCAGGCTGCTATTCACCGCCGCGTCGCCGCGCACACGTATCATGTTTCTGAGCACGTTCTATACCATGACGAGCGATCACTCCGGCTCTCTGTGTGGTCCGGTTATCGATGATGTCAAGTTGCTCAGCATTCGCGGACGACGTGTTTGA